In a genomic window of Canis lupus familiaris isolate Mischka breed German Shepherd chromosome 13, alternate assembly UU_Cfam_GSD_1.0, whole genome shotgun sequence:
- the EEF1D gene encoding elongation factor 1-delta isoform X5, producing the protein MATNFLVHEKIWFDKFKYDDAERKFYEQMNGPVAGSSRQSSGPGASSGPSGDHSELAIRIASLEVENQSLRGVVQDLQQAVSKLEARLSVLEKSSPTHRAAAPQTQHVSPMRQAEPPPRKAATAAEDDEDDAIDLFGSDEEEDKEAARLREERLRQYAEKKAKKPALVAKSSILLDVKPWDDETNMAQLEACVRSIQLDGLTWGGSKLVPVGYGIRKLQIQCVVEDDKVGTDLLEEEITKFEEHVQSVDIAAFNKI; encoded by the exons ATGGCCACAAACTTCTTAGTACATGAGAAGATCTGGTTTGACAAGTTCAAATACGATGATGCAGAAAGGAAATTCTACGAGCAGATGAACGGGCCTGTGGCTGGCTCCTCACGCCAG AGCTCAGGCCCTGGGGCCTCCAGCGGGCCCAGCGGGGATCACAGTGAGCTCGCCATCCGGATCGCCAGCCTGGAAGTGGAGAATCAGAGCTTGCGAGGTG tCGTGCAGGATCTGCAGCAGGCGGTTTCCAAGCTGGAGGCCCGGCTAAGCGTGCTGGAGAAGAGCTCACCCACCCACCGGGCCGCAGCCCCTCAGACCCAG CACGTGTCCCCCATGCGCCAAGCGGAGCCCCCTCCCAGGAAGGCGGCCACTGCTGCAGAGGACGATGAGGACGATGCCATCGACCTGTTTGGCAGCGatgaggaggaggacaaggaggcGGCGCGGCTTCGGGAGGAGCGGCTGCGACAGTATGCTGAGAAGAAGGCCAAGAAGCCAGCGCTGGTGGCCAAGTCCTCCATCCTCCTGGACGTCAAGCCT TGGGACGATGAGACAAACATGGCCCAGCTGGAGGCCTGCGTGCGCTCCATCCAGTTAGACGGGCTGACCTGGGGGGGCTCCAAGCTGGTTCCGGTGGGCTATGGCATCCGCAAGCTGCAGATCCAGTGCGTGGTGGAGGACGACAAGGTGGGGACAGACCTGCTGGAGGAGGAGATCACCAAGTTCGAGGAGCAC gtGCAgagtgtggacattgctgctttcAACAAGATCTGA
- the EEF1D gene encoding elongation factor 1-delta isoform X4 — translation MATNFLVHEKIWFDKFKYDDAERKFYEQMNGPVAGSSRQENGASVILRDIARARENIQKSLAGSSGPGASSGPSGDHSELAIRIASLEVENQSLRGVVQDLQQAVSKLEARLSVLEKSSPTHRAAAPQTQHVSPMRQAEPPPRKAATAAEDDEDDAIDLFGSDEEEDKEAARLREERLRQYAEKKAKKPALVAKSSILLDVKPWDDETNMAQLEACVRSIQLDGLTWGGSKLVPVGYGIRKLQIQCVVEDDKVGTDLLEEEITKFEEHVQSVDIAAFNKI, via the exons ATGGCCACAAACTTCTTAGTACATGAGAAGATCTGGTTTGACAAGTTCAAATACGATGATGCAGAAAGGAAATTCTACGAGCAGATGAACGGGCCTGTGGCTGGCTCCTCACGCCAG GAGAATGGCGCCAGTGTGATCCTCCGTGACATTGCAAGAGCCAGAGAAAACATCCAGAAATCCCTGGCCGGA AGCTCAGGCCCTGGGGCCTCCAGCGGGCCCAGCGGGGATCACAGTGAGCTCGCCATCCGGATCGCCAGCCTGGAAGTGGAGAATCAGAGCTTGCGAGGTG tCGTGCAGGATCTGCAGCAGGCGGTTTCCAAGCTGGAGGCCCGGCTAAGCGTGCTGGAGAAGAGCTCACCCACCCACCGGGCCGCAGCCCCTCAGACCCAG CACGTGTCCCCCATGCGCCAAGCGGAGCCCCCTCCCAGGAAGGCGGCCACTGCTGCAGAGGACGATGAGGACGATGCCATCGACCTGTTTGGCAGCGatgaggaggaggacaaggaggcGGCGCGGCTTCGGGAGGAGCGGCTGCGACAGTATGCTGAGAAGAAGGCCAAGAAGCCAGCGCTGGTGGCCAAGTCCTCCATCCTCCTGGACGTCAAGCCT TGGGACGATGAGACAAACATGGCCCAGCTGGAGGCCTGCGTGCGCTCCATCCAGTTAGACGGGCTGACCTGGGGGGGCTCCAAGCTGGTTCCGGTGGGCTATGGCATCCGCAAGCTGCAGATCCAGTGCGTGGTGGAGGACGACAAGGTGGGGACAGACCTGCTGGAGGAGGAGATCACCAAGTTCGAGGAGCAC gtGCAgagtgtggacattgctgctttcAACAAGATCTGA
- the EEF1D gene encoding elongation factor 1-delta isoform X2 — protein MRSGRASCALETVWEDKQKHGEAERRFCEQEATRAATTQQLLAEVPALNGPGQEEAQDAEEADAPDSSSRSDPGKSHNGRKPLQKKRKRSPKGWLGAADLALVGLSADRVWLDKPLFDQAESSYRQRLADAAAQAAQPAALAPRGPCTHGSQVACHHVTWGVWVNKSSFDQAERAFVEWSQALLLAAEGSGRQGAAGPDLAVPPPASSQSPLGGLQALVREVWLEKPQYDAAERGFYEAMFDGHPPGKVRLQERAGPEGARRGRRDRRGRTALGSRRVGPRRLDGDASCALPYWYFLHKDAEAPWLSKPAYDSAECRHHAAEALRMAWRLEAASLPHRPGARSGLSVSGLRPKKMATNFLVHEKIWFDKFKYDDAERKFYEQMNGPVAGSSRQENGASVILRDIARARENIQKSLAGSSGPGASSGPSGDHSELAIRIASLEVENQSLRGVVQDLQQAVSKLEARLSVLEKSSPTHRAAAPQTQHVSPMRQAEPPPRKAATAAEDDEDDAIDLFGSDEEEDKEAARLREERLRQYAEKKAKKPALVAKSSILLDVKPWDDETNMAQLEACVRSIQLDGLTWGGSKLVPVGYGIRKLQIQCVVEDDKVGTDLLEEEITKFEEHVQSVDIAAFNKI, from the exons ATGAGGAGCGGGAGAGCCTCCTGTGCCCTGGAGACTGTCTGGGAGGACAAGCAGAAGCATGGGGAAGCCGAGCGGCGTTTCTGTGAGCAGGAGGCCACCCGAGCTGCCACCACCCAGCAGCTCCTGGCTGAGGTGCCCGCCCTGAACGGGCCCGGGCAGGAGGAGGCCCAGGACGCCGAGGAGGCCGATGCCCCcgacagcagcagcaggagcgaCCCCGGGAAGAGCCACAACGGCAGGAAGCCTCTGCAGAAGAAGAGGAAGCGCTCCCCGAAGGGCTGGCTCGGCGCGGCAGACCTGGCCCTCGTGGGCCTCTCGGCCGACCGTGTGTGGCTGGACAAGCCGCTCTTCGACCAGGCGGAGAGCTCCTACCGCCAGAGGCTGGCCGACGCGGCCGCGCAGGCAGCCCAGCCCGCCGCGCTGGCGCCCCGGGGCCCCTGCACCCACGGGAGCCAGGTGGCCTGCCACCACGTGACCTGGGGCGTCTGGGTCAACAAGTCTTCCTTCGACCAGGCCGAGCGGGCGTTTGTGGAGTGGTCTCAGGCCCTGCTCTTGGCCGCAgaggggagcggcaggcagggAGCGGCCGGCCCTGACCTGGCTGTCCCCCCGCCGGCCAGCAGCCAGTCCCCGCTGGGCGGCCTGCAGGCGCTGGTGCGGGAGGTGTGGCTGGAGAAGCCTCAGTACGACGCGGCCGAGCGGGGCTTCTACGAGGCCATGTTTGACGGCCACCCGCCTGGGAAGGTGCGCCTGCAGGAGCGGGCCGGGCCTGAGGGCGCCCGGCGGGGCCGCAGAGACCGGCGGGGCCGCACGGCCTTGGGAAGCAGGCGGGTCGGGCCACGGCGGCTGGACGGGGACGCCTCCTGTGCCCTGCCCTACTGGTACTTCCTGCACAAGGACGCCGAGGCCCCCTGGCTCAGCAAGCCCGCCTACGACAGCGCCGAGTGCCGCCACCACGCTGCCGAGGCCCTCCGCATGGCCTGGCGCCTCGAGGCCGCGTCCCTGCCTCACCGACCTGGTGCCCGGTCTGGCCTTTCGGTGTCCGGCCTGAGACCCAA GAAAATGGCCACAAACTTCTTAGTACATGAGAAGATCTGGTTTGACAAGTTCAAATACGATGATGCAGAAAGGAAATTCTACGAGCAGATGAACGGGCCTGTGGCTGGCTCCTCACGCCAG GAGAATGGCGCCAGTGTGATCCTCCGTGACATTGCAAGAGCCAGAGAAAACATCCAGAAATCCCTGGCCGGA AGCTCAGGCCCTGGGGCCTCCAGCGGGCCCAGCGGGGATCACAGTGAGCTCGCCATCCGGATCGCCAGCCTGGAAGTGGAGAATCAGAGCTTGCGAGGTG tCGTGCAGGATCTGCAGCAGGCGGTTTCCAAGCTGGAGGCCCGGCTAAGCGTGCTGGAGAAGAGCTCACCCACCCACCGGGCCGCAGCCCCTCAGACCCAG CACGTGTCCCCCATGCGCCAAGCGGAGCCCCCTCCCAGGAAGGCGGCCACTGCTGCAGAGGACGATGAGGACGATGCCATCGACCTGTTTGGCAGCGatgaggaggaggacaaggaggcGGCGCGGCTTCGGGAGGAGCGGCTGCGACAGTATGCTGAGAAGAAGGCCAAGAAGCCAGCGCTGGTGGCCAAGTCCTCCATCCTCCTGGACGTCAAGCCT TGGGACGATGAGACAAACATGGCCCAGCTGGAGGCCTGCGTGCGCTCCATCCAGTTAGACGGGCTGACCTGGGGGGGCTCCAAGCTGGTTCCGGTGGGCTATGGCATCCGCAAGCTGCAGATCCAGTGCGTGGTGGAGGACGACAAGGTGGGGACAGACCTGCTGGAGGAGGAGATCACCAAGTTCGAGGAGCAC gtGCAgagtgtggacattgctgctttcAACAAGATCTGA
- the EEF1D gene encoding elongation factor 1-delta isoform X3, whose protein sequence is MRSGRASCALETVWEDKQKHGEAERRFCEQEATRAATTQQLLAEVPALNGPGQEEAQDAEEADAPDSSSRSDPGKSHNGRKPLQKKRKRSPKGWLGAADLALVGLSADRVWLDKPLFDQAESSYRQRLADAAAQAAQPAALAPRGPCTHGSQVACHHVTWGVWVNKSSFDQAERAFVEWSQALLLAAEGSGRQGAAGPDLAVPPPASSQSPLGGLQALVREVWLEKPQYDAAERGFYEAMFDGHPPGKVRLQERAGPEGARRGRRDRRGRTALGSRRVGPRRLDGDASCALPYWYFLHKDAEAPWLSKPAYDSAECRHHAAEALRMAWRLEAASLPHRPGARSGLSVSGLRPNRKMATNFLVHEKIWFDKFKYDDAERKFYEQMNGPVAGSSRQSSGPGASSGPSGDHSELAIRIASLEVENQSLRGVVQDLQQAVSKLEARLSVLEKSSPTHRAAAPQTQHVSPMRQAEPPPRKAATAAEDDEDDAIDLFGSDEEEDKEAARLREERLRQYAEKKAKKPALVAKSSILLDVKPWDDETNMAQLEACVRSIQLDGLTWGGSKLVPVGYGIRKLQIQCVVEDDKVGTDLLEEEITKFEEHVQSVDIAAFNKI, encoded by the exons ATGAGGAGCGGGAGAGCCTCCTGTGCCCTGGAGACTGTCTGGGAGGACAAGCAGAAGCATGGGGAAGCCGAGCGGCGTTTCTGTGAGCAGGAGGCCACCCGAGCTGCCACCACCCAGCAGCTCCTGGCTGAGGTGCCCGCCCTGAACGGGCCCGGGCAGGAGGAGGCCCAGGACGCCGAGGAGGCCGATGCCCCcgacagcagcagcaggagcgaCCCCGGGAAGAGCCACAACGGCAGGAAGCCTCTGCAGAAGAAGAGGAAGCGCTCCCCGAAGGGCTGGCTCGGCGCGGCAGACCTGGCCCTCGTGGGCCTCTCGGCCGACCGTGTGTGGCTGGACAAGCCGCTCTTCGACCAGGCGGAGAGCTCCTACCGCCAGAGGCTGGCCGACGCGGCCGCGCAGGCAGCCCAGCCCGCCGCGCTGGCGCCCCGGGGCCCCTGCACCCACGGGAGCCAGGTGGCCTGCCACCACGTGACCTGGGGCGTCTGGGTCAACAAGTCTTCCTTCGACCAGGCCGAGCGGGCGTTTGTGGAGTGGTCTCAGGCCCTGCTCTTGGCCGCAgaggggagcggcaggcagggAGCGGCCGGCCCTGACCTGGCTGTCCCCCCGCCGGCCAGCAGCCAGTCCCCGCTGGGCGGCCTGCAGGCGCTGGTGCGGGAGGTGTGGCTGGAGAAGCCTCAGTACGACGCGGCCGAGCGGGGCTTCTACGAGGCCATGTTTGACGGCCACCCGCCTGGGAAGGTGCGCCTGCAGGAGCGGGCCGGGCCTGAGGGCGCCCGGCGGGGCCGCAGAGACCGGCGGGGCCGCACGGCCTTGGGAAGCAGGCGGGTCGGGCCACGGCGGCTGGACGGGGACGCCTCCTGTGCCCTGCCCTACTGGTACTTCCTGCACAAGGACGCCGAGGCCCCCTGGCTCAGCAAGCCCGCCTACGACAGCGCCGAGTGCCGCCACCACGCTGCCGAGGCCCTCCGCATGGCCTGGCGCCTCGAGGCCGCGTCCCTGCCTCACCGACCTGGTGCCCGGTCTGGCCTTTCGGTGTCCGGCCTGAGACCCAA CAGGAAAATGGCCACAAACTTCTTAGTACATGAGAAGATCTGGTTTGACAAGTTCAAATACGATGATGCAGAAAGGAAATTCTACGAGCAGATGAACGGGCCTGTGGCTGGCTCCTCACGCCAG AGCTCAGGCCCTGGGGCCTCCAGCGGGCCCAGCGGGGATCACAGTGAGCTCGCCATCCGGATCGCCAGCCTGGAAGTGGAGAATCAGAGCTTGCGAGGTG tCGTGCAGGATCTGCAGCAGGCGGTTTCCAAGCTGGAGGCCCGGCTAAGCGTGCTGGAGAAGAGCTCACCCACCCACCGGGCCGCAGCCCCTCAGACCCAG CACGTGTCCCCCATGCGCCAAGCGGAGCCCCCTCCCAGGAAGGCGGCCACTGCTGCAGAGGACGATGAGGACGATGCCATCGACCTGTTTGGCAGCGatgaggaggaggacaaggaggcGGCGCGGCTTCGGGAGGAGCGGCTGCGACAGTATGCTGAGAAGAAGGCCAAGAAGCCAGCGCTGGTGGCCAAGTCCTCCATCCTCCTGGACGTCAAGCCT TGGGACGATGAGACAAACATGGCCCAGCTGGAGGCCTGCGTGCGCTCCATCCAGTTAGACGGGCTGACCTGGGGGGGCTCCAAGCTGGTTCCGGTGGGCTATGGCATCCGCAAGCTGCAGATCCAGTGCGTGGTGGAGGACGACAAGGTGGGGACAGACCTGCTGGAGGAGGAGATCACCAAGTTCGAGGAGCAC gtGCAgagtgtggacattgctgctttcAACAAGATCTGA
- the EEF1D gene encoding elongation factor 1-delta isoform X1, translated as MRSGRASCALETVWEDKQKHGEAERRFCEQEATRAATTQQLLAEVPALNGPGQEEAQDAEEADAPDSSSRSDPGKSHNGRKPLQKKRKRSPKGWLGAADLALVGLSADRVWLDKPLFDQAESSYRQRLADAAAQAAQPAALAPRGPCTHGSQVACHHVTWGVWVNKSSFDQAERAFVEWSQALLLAAEGSGRQGAAGPDLAVPPPASSQSPLGGLQALVREVWLEKPQYDAAERGFYEAMFDGHPPGKVRLQERAGPEGARRGRRDRRGRTALGSRRVGPRRLDGDASCALPYWYFLHKDAEAPWLSKPAYDSAECRHHAAEALRMAWRLEAASLPHRPGARSGLSVSGLRPNRKMATNFLVHEKIWFDKFKYDDAERKFYEQMNGPVAGSSRQENGASVILRDIARARENIQKSLAGSSGPGASSGPSGDHSELAIRIASLEVENQSLRGVVQDLQQAVSKLEARLSVLEKSSPTHRAAAPQTQHVSPMRQAEPPPRKAATAAEDDEDDAIDLFGSDEEEDKEAARLREERLRQYAEKKAKKPALVAKSSILLDVKPWDDETNMAQLEACVRSIQLDGLTWGGSKLVPVGYGIRKLQIQCVVEDDKVGTDLLEEEITKFEEHVQSVDIAAFNKI; from the exons ATGAGGAGCGGGAGAGCCTCCTGTGCCCTGGAGACTGTCTGGGAGGACAAGCAGAAGCATGGGGAAGCCGAGCGGCGTTTCTGTGAGCAGGAGGCCACCCGAGCTGCCACCACCCAGCAGCTCCTGGCTGAGGTGCCCGCCCTGAACGGGCCCGGGCAGGAGGAGGCCCAGGACGCCGAGGAGGCCGATGCCCCcgacagcagcagcaggagcgaCCCCGGGAAGAGCCACAACGGCAGGAAGCCTCTGCAGAAGAAGAGGAAGCGCTCCCCGAAGGGCTGGCTCGGCGCGGCAGACCTGGCCCTCGTGGGCCTCTCGGCCGACCGTGTGTGGCTGGACAAGCCGCTCTTCGACCAGGCGGAGAGCTCCTACCGCCAGAGGCTGGCCGACGCGGCCGCGCAGGCAGCCCAGCCCGCCGCGCTGGCGCCCCGGGGCCCCTGCACCCACGGGAGCCAGGTGGCCTGCCACCACGTGACCTGGGGCGTCTGGGTCAACAAGTCTTCCTTCGACCAGGCCGAGCGGGCGTTTGTGGAGTGGTCTCAGGCCCTGCTCTTGGCCGCAgaggggagcggcaggcagggAGCGGCCGGCCCTGACCTGGCTGTCCCCCCGCCGGCCAGCAGCCAGTCCCCGCTGGGCGGCCTGCAGGCGCTGGTGCGGGAGGTGTGGCTGGAGAAGCCTCAGTACGACGCGGCCGAGCGGGGCTTCTACGAGGCCATGTTTGACGGCCACCCGCCTGGGAAGGTGCGCCTGCAGGAGCGGGCCGGGCCTGAGGGCGCCCGGCGGGGCCGCAGAGACCGGCGGGGCCGCACGGCCTTGGGAAGCAGGCGGGTCGGGCCACGGCGGCTGGACGGGGACGCCTCCTGTGCCCTGCCCTACTGGTACTTCCTGCACAAGGACGCCGAGGCCCCCTGGCTCAGCAAGCCCGCCTACGACAGCGCCGAGTGCCGCCACCACGCTGCCGAGGCCCTCCGCATGGCCTGGCGCCTCGAGGCCGCGTCCCTGCCTCACCGACCTGGTGCCCGGTCTGGCCTTTCGGTGTCCGGCCTGAGACCCAA CAGGAAAATGGCCACAAACTTCTTAGTACATGAGAAGATCTGGTTTGACAAGTTCAAATACGATGATGCAGAAAGGAAATTCTACGAGCAGATGAACGGGCCTGTGGCTGGCTCCTCACGCCAG GAGAATGGCGCCAGTGTGATCCTCCGTGACATTGCAAGAGCCAGAGAAAACATCCAGAAATCCCTGGCCGGA AGCTCAGGCCCTGGGGCCTCCAGCGGGCCCAGCGGGGATCACAGTGAGCTCGCCATCCGGATCGCCAGCCTGGAAGTGGAGAATCAGAGCTTGCGAGGTG tCGTGCAGGATCTGCAGCAGGCGGTTTCCAAGCTGGAGGCCCGGCTAAGCGTGCTGGAGAAGAGCTCACCCACCCACCGGGCCGCAGCCCCTCAGACCCAG CACGTGTCCCCCATGCGCCAAGCGGAGCCCCCTCCCAGGAAGGCGGCCACTGCTGCAGAGGACGATGAGGACGATGCCATCGACCTGTTTGGCAGCGatgaggaggaggacaaggaggcGGCGCGGCTTCGGGAGGAGCGGCTGCGACAGTATGCTGAGAAGAAGGCCAAGAAGCCAGCGCTGGTGGCCAAGTCCTCCATCCTCCTGGACGTCAAGCCT TGGGACGATGAGACAAACATGGCCCAGCTGGAGGCCTGCGTGCGCTCCATCCAGTTAGACGGGCTGACCTGGGGGGGCTCCAAGCTGGTTCCGGTGGGCTATGGCATCCGCAAGCTGCAGATCCAGTGCGTGGTGGAGGACGACAAGGTGGGGACAGACCTGCTGGAGGAGGAGATCACCAAGTTCGAGGAGCAC gtGCAgagtgtggacattgctgctttcAACAAGATCTGA
- the TIGD5 gene encoding tigger transposable element-derived protein 5 encodes MYPAGPPAGPAPRRGRHAPPGRPAQPPRLPAPTPAPAARPPPPAPGPRPRVAVKMAFRKAYSIKDKLQAIERVKGGERQASVCRDFGVPGGTLRGWLKDEPKLRWFLEQLGGEVGTQRKKMRLANEEEIDRAVYSWFVALRQHGVPLSGPLIQAQAEAFARQIYGPECTFKASHGWFWRWQKRHGISSQRIYGEAEPLAAGPAPGPPVKQEPAPPPGPGPGSPAARAPAPPPPAEGGYGDEQIYNANVTGLYWKLLPEQAAPLGAGDPGAGGCGRRGRGDRVTVLLAANLTGSHKLKPLVIGQLPDPPSLRHHNQDKFPASYRYSPDAWLSRPLLRGWFFEEFVPGVRRYLRRSCLQQKAVLLVAHPPCPSPAARMPALEESEDALWRCRPEPLSPPEELQTPDGAVRVLFLSKGSSRAHIPAPLEQGVVAAFKQLYKRELLRLAVSCAGGSPLDFMRSFMLKDMLYLAGLSWDLVQAGSIERCWLLGLRAAFEPRPAGECVGGQPASQAEEAAEHSRVLSDLTHLAALAYKRLAPEEVAKWLHLDDDGGLPDSCREEAGPGRPPVLAPAAPPPPASLPSVMGGAEEEEEAAVPTAGEAVRGLETALRWLENQDPREVGPPKLVQLRSLISMARRLGGISPSPAVPEDGV; translated from the coding sequence atgtaCCCCGCGGGTCCCCCGGCCGGTCCCGCTCCGCGCCGCGGCCGCCATGCCCCGCCCGGGCGCCCCGCGCAGCCGCCGCGGCTCCCCGCGcccaccccggcccccgccgcgcgGCCGCCGCCCCCAGCGCCCGGGCCGCGGCCCCGCGTGGCCGTGAAGATGGCCTTCCGCAAGGCCTACTCCATCAAGGACAAGCTGCAGGCCATCGAGCGCGTCAAGGGCGGCGAGCGGCAGGCCAGCGTGTGCCGGGACTTCGGGGTGCCGGGCGGCACGCTGCGCGGCTGGCTCAAGGACGAGCCCAAGCTGCGCTGGTTCCTGGAGCAGCTGGGCGGCGAGGTGGGCACGCAGCGCAAGAAGATGCGGCTCGCCAACGAGGAGGAGATCGACCGCGCCGTCTACTCGTGGTTCGTGGCGCTGCGCCAGCACGGCGTGCCGCTGTCTGGGCCGCTCATCCAGGCGCAGGCCGAGGCCTTCGCGCGCCAGATCTACGGGCCCGAGTGCACCTTCAAGGCCAGCCACGGCTGGTTCTGGCGCTGGCAGAAGCGCCACGGCATCTCCAGCCAGCGCATCTACGGCGAGGCCGAGCCCCTGGCCGCCGGCCCCGCGCCGGGCCCGCCCGTCAAGCAGGAGCCCGcgccgcccccaggccccggccccggctccccggccgcccgggcccccgccccgccgccccccgccgagGGCGGCTACGGCGACGAGCAGATCTACAACGCCAACGTCACCGGCCTCTACTGGAAGCTGCTTCCGGAGCAGGCGGCGCCCCTGGGCGCAGGGGACCCCGGCGCGGGCGGctgcgggcggcgcgggcgcggcgaCCGGGTGACCGTGCTGCTGGCCGCCAACCTGACGGGCAGCCACAAGCTGAAGCCGCTGGTCATCGGGCAGCTGCCAGACCCGCCGAGCCTGCGCCACCACAACCAGGACAAGTTCCCGGCCTCCTACCGCTACAGCCCGGACGCCTGGCTCAGCCGCCCGCTGCTGCGGGGCTGGTTCTTCGAGGAGTTCGTCCCTGGGGTCCGGCGCTATCTGCGCCGCAGCTGCCTGCAGCAGAAGGCCGTCCTGCTGGTCGCCCACCCGCCCTGCCCGAGCCCAGCGGCCAGGATGCCCGCCCTGGAGGAGAGCGAGGACGCCCTCTGGCGCTGTCGGCCTGAGCCCCTCAGCCCCCCGGAGGAGCTGCAGACCCCGGATGGCGCAGTCCGGGTGCTATTCCTGTCCAAGGGCAGCAGCCGGGCTCACATCCCTGCCCCGCTGGAGCAGGGCGTCGTGGCTGCCTTCAAGCAGCTGTACAAACGGGAGCTGCTGCGGCTAGCCGTGTCCTGCGCCGGGGGCTCCCCGTTGGACTTCATGCGCAGCTTCATGCTCAAGGACATGCTCTACCTGGCCGGCCTCTCCTGGGACCTGGTGCAGGCAGGCAGCATTGAGCGGTGCTGGCTGCTGGGCCTGCGGGCGGCCTTCGAGCCCCGGCCGGCCGGGGAGTGTGTTGGGGGGCAGCCGGCCAGCCAGGCCGAGGAGGCTGCAGAGCACAGCCGGGTGCTCAGCGACCTCACGCACCTGGCGGCCCTGGCCTACAAGCGCCTGGCGCCCGAGGAGGTGGCCAAGTGGCTGCATCTGGACGATGACGGGGGGCTGCCCGACAGCTGCAGAGAGGAGGCAGGCCCTGGCCGGCCCCCTGTACTGGCCCCTGCTGCTCCTCCACCCCCGGCCAGCCTACCCTCTGTCatggggggtgcagaggaggaggaggaggctgccgTGCCCACTGCCGGGGAGGCTGTCCGGGGTCTGGAGACAGCTCTTCGGTGGCTGGAGAATCAGGACCCTCGGGAGGTGGGGCCGCCGAAGCTGGTGCAGCTGCGTTCACTGATCAGCATGGCTCGGAGGCTGGGGGGCATCAGTCCCTCTCCTGCAGTCCCTGAAGATGGGGTGTGA
- the PYCR3 gene encoding pyrroline-5-carboxylate reductase 3 yields the protein MAAAAALGPGPLRVGFVGAGRMAEAIAQGFIRAGKVEAQHIVASAPSDRNLCHFQALGCQTTHSNQEVLQSCLLVFFATKPYVLPAVLAEVASVVTTEHILVSVAAGVSLSTLEELLPPTTRVLRVSPNLPCLVQEGSVVMARGRHAGSSEAKLLQTLLEACGQCEEVPEAHMDIHTGLSGSGVAFVCTFSEALAEGAIKMGMPSGLAHRIVAQTLLGTAKMLQQKEQHPAQLRTDVCTPGGTTIYGLHALEQGGLRAATMSAVEAATCRARELSKK from the exons atggcggcggcggcggcgcttgGTCCGGGTCCGCTCCGCGTGGGCTTTGTGGGCGCGGGACGTATGGCCGAGGCCATCGCGCAGGGCTTCATCCGAGCAG GAAAAGTAGAAGCTCAGCACATAGTGGCCAGTGCACCGAGTGACAGGAACCTCTGCCACTTCCAG GCTCTGGGCTGCCAGACCACCCACTCCAACCAGGAGGTTCTGCAGAGCTGCTTGCTGGTCTTCTTTGCTACCAAGCCCTATGTCCTGCCAGCTGTCCTGGCAGAGGTGGCCTCTGTGGTAACCACTGAGCACATCTTGGTGTCTGTGGCTGCTGGAGTGTCTCTGAGCACCCTGGAGGAG CTGCTGCCGCCGACCACACGGGTGCTACGAGTCTCACCCAACCTGCCCTGCTTGGTTCAGGAGGGGAGTGTGGTGATGGCGCGGGGCCGCCACGCTGGAAGCAGCGAGGCCAAGCTTTTGCAGACCCTGCTGGAGGCCTGCGGGCAGTGCGAGGAGGTGCCTGAGGCCCACATGGACATCCACACCGGCCTCAGTGGCAGCGGTGTGGCCTTT GTGTGTACCTTCTCCGAAGCCCTGGCCGAAGGTGCCATCAAGATGGGCATGCCCAGTGGCCTGGCCCACCGCATTGTTGCTCAGACCCTGCTG GGGACAGCCAAGATGTTGCAGCAGAAGGAACAGCACCCGGCTCAGCTGCGGACAGACGTGTGCACGCCGGGCGGCACCACCATCTATGGGCTCCACGCCCTGGAGCAGGGGGGGCTGCGGGCAGCCACCATGAGCGCCGTGGAGGCTGCCACGTGCCGGGCCAGGGAGCTCAGCAAGAAGTAG